In Halorussus limi, a genomic segment contains:
- a CDS encoding peroxiredoxin, producing the protein MTLETGADAPTVEATNQRGETIELDFSEPTVLYFYPRDDTPGCTTEAEQFDAELESYHDAGVSVFGVSTDDVESHEEFAEKYDLRFDLLADPEAEIADAFGVDASRGSAPRTTFVLADGEVKAVYEGVDPDGHARDVLSDMLDDELVALE; encoded by the coding sequence ATGACGCTCGAAACGGGCGCGGACGCGCCGACGGTCGAAGCGACGAACCAGCGCGGCGAGACCATCGAACTCGACTTCTCTGAACCGACGGTGCTGTACTTCTACCCCCGCGACGACACGCCGGGGTGTACCACCGAGGCCGAGCAGTTCGACGCCGAACTGGAGAGCTACCACGACGCCGGCGTCTCGGTCTTCGGCGTCTCGACCGACGACGTCGAGAGCCACGAGGAGTTCGCCGAGAAGTACGACCTCCGATTCGACCTACTGGCCGACCCCGAGGCCGAAATCGCCGACGCCTTCGGCGTGGACGCCTCGCGCGGGTCCGCTCCCCGCACGACCTTCGTCCTCGCCGACGGCGAGGTGAAGGCGGTCTACGAGGGCGTGGACCCCGACGGGCACGCCCGCGACGTTCTGAGCGACATGCTCGACGACGAGTTAGTCGCGCTGGAGTAG
- a CDS encoding OsmC family protein, translated as MASETIKHGVNLEEYGAFVENMTENPEDAMLRLGASGVAEGRAMHTLAKLDAYSFGGEEIRRETREYTFPLGAHKEVEADAGFVDPTDRPEPVEVALAGLTGCINATVGIVAMENDIDLDGLETTVGLDLDPRVLFGVRGVERSDETYDDFTIDIEVSGPGLTDEDAETLREGARRSPVFNLLSGSHEMTPEVHLKDARPA; from the coding sequence ATGGCCTCAGAGACCATCAAGCACGGCGTAAATCTGGAAGAGTACGGCGCGTTCGTCGAGAACATGACCGAGAACCCCGAAGACGCGATGCTCCGACTCGGCGCGAGCGGCGTCGCGGAGGGACGTGCGATGCACACGCTGGCGAAACTCGACGCGTACAGTTTCGGAGGCGAGGAGATTCGGCGCGAGACCCGCGAGTACACCTTCCCACTCGGCGCGCACAAGGAAGTGGAAGCCGACGCGGGGTTCGTGGACCCCACCGACCGGCCGGAACCCGTTGAGGTCGCGCTGGCCGGCCTCACTGGCTGTATCAACGCCACCGTCGGTATCGTGGCGATGGAGAACGACATCGACCTCGACGGCCTCGAAACGACGGTCGGCCTCGACCTCGACCCGCGGGTCCTGTTCGGCGTTCGCGGCGTCGAGCGGTCGGACGAGACCTACGACGACTTCACCATCGACATCGAAGTCAGCGGTCCCGGACTCACCGACGAGGACGCCGAGACGCTCCGAGAGGGCGCGCGTCGCTCCCCGGTGTTCAACCTGCTGTCGGGGTCCCACGAGATGACGCCCGAGGTACACCTCAAGGACGCGCGACCGGCGTAG
- a CDS encoding DUF7535 family protein, translated as MSSGGSDETEDEGVVPAPVRKVVRTVTPSYRGRPDTEMTTIGIAYGLGLVVLLIPLLPFIVVVWVVSKITGFLARKAPTDRVR; from the coding sequence ATGAGTTCTGGGGGTTCCGACGAAACCGAAGACGAAGGAGTGGTGCCGGCGCCGGTCCGGAAGGTCGTGCGGACGGTCACGCCGTCCTACCGCGGGCGACCCGACACCGAGATGACGACCATCGGAATCGCGTACGGTCTGGGACTGGTCGTCCTACTGATTCCGCTCCTGCCGTTCATCGTGGTCGTCTGGGTGGTCTCGAAAATCACGGGCTTTCTCGCCCGAAAAGCGCCGACGGACCGGGTTCGCTGA
- a CDS encoding ornithine cyclodeaminase family protein: METLLLNRDAVDANTQMAEVIRAVEDAFAAYARGDAQMPAKSYIDLPQYNGDFRSMPAYLEADDWDAAGIKWVNVHPDNPESFDLPTVMGTMVYSNPENAFPLAIMDGTELTMKRTGAAAAVATDHLAVEDATTMGVIGAGVQSYTQLEAISEVRPIEEVVVSDLDEERVADFIEYFEDDFEVRAGSIAEAAQCDVLSTVTPVEDPIVSREDIGDHTHVNAMGADAEGKHELADEILLDAKLVIDDHAQTTHSGEINVPYHEGVLTDDDIYGEVGDIVVGDLEGRTSEDGITVFDSTGLAIQDVAAAHVVYEHADDNDNGYPFDLIGTGTQ; the protein is encoded by the coding sequence ATGGAAACACTCTTATTGAATCGGGACGCCGTAGACGCGAACACTCAGATGGCGGAGGTCATCCGGGCAGTCGAGGACGCGTTCGCCGCGTACGCCCGCGGCGACGCCCAGATGCCCGCCAAGTCCTACATCGACCTGCCGCAGTACAACGGGGACTTCCGGTCGATGCCCGCCTATCTGGAGGCCGACGACTGGGACGCGGCCGGAATCAAGTGGGTCAACGTCCACCCGGACAACCCCGAGAGCTTCGACCTGCCGACCGTGATGGGCACGATGGTCTACTCGAACCCCGAGAACGCCTTCCCGCTCGCCATCATGGACGGGACCGAACTGACCATGAAGCGGACGGGCGCGGCCGCCGCGGTCGCTACCGACCACCTCGCGGTCGAGGACGCGACGACGATGGGCGTCATCGGTGCCGGCGTCCAGTCGTACACGCAACTGGAGGCCATCTCGGAGGTCCGACCCATCGAAGAGGTCGTCGTCAGCGACTTGGACGAGGAGCGAGTCGCCGACTTCATCGAGTACTTCGAGGACGACTTCGAGGTCCGGGCCGGGTCCATCGCCGAGGCCGCCCAGTGCGACGTGCTCTCGACGGTGACACCGGTCGAGGACCCCATCGTCTCCCGCGAGGACATCGGCGACCACACCCACGTCAACGCGATGGGCGCGGACGCCGAGGGCAAGCACGAACTCGCCGACGAGATTCTGCTCGACGCCAAACTGGTCATCGACGACCACGCCCAGACCACCCACTCGGGCGAAATCAACGTCCCGTACCACGAGGGCGTCCTGACAGACGACGACATCTACGGCGAAGTCGGCGACATCGTCGTCGGCGACTTGGAGGGCCGGACCTCCGAGGACGGCATCACGGTGTTCGACTCCACCGGTCTCGCCATTCAGGACGTGGCCGCGGCCCACGTCGTCTACGAACACGCCGACGACAACGACAACGGCTACCCCTTCGACCTCATCGGCACCGGAACGCAGTAA
- the thsB gene encoding thermosome subunit beta, producing MSQRGQRMQGQPMIVMSDESQRVKDKDAQEHNISAARAVADAVRSTLGPKGMDKMLVDSMGDVTITNDGVTILKEMDIDNPTAEMIIEVAETQEDEAGDGTTTAVAVTGELLKNAEELLEQDIHPTAIIKGFHLASEKAREEINNVAESVDPGDEDLLRKVAETSMTGKGAELNKEALSQIIVDAVQQVTVDGTVDLEYVKTETQTGRSAGESELLKGAVISKDPVHDNMPKSAENADVLLLNEAVEIEETDVDTSVNIEDPDQLQSFLDQEEEQLKQKVDKIVETGADVVFCQKGIDDMAQHYLAKEGILAVRRVKKSDIGFLKEVLGASVVSDLDSATADDLGKGDVTRDEGDELFYVEGEDSHGVTLLLRGSTDHVVDELERGVTDALDVVAQTVSDGRVVAGGGAIEVEIASRLRDYADSVSGREQLAVEAFADSLELVPRVLAENAGLDSIDTLVDLRSAHESDDERAGLNVHSGDVVDTLDAGVVEPAHAKEQAVSSATEAANLVLKIDDIISAGDLSTDKGDDEAGGPGGAGGMGGMGGMGGAM from the coding sequence ATGAGTCAGCGAGGACAGCGAATGCAAGGCCAGCCGATGATCGTAATGTCCGACGAGTCCCAGCGCGTCAAGGACAAGGACGCGCAGGAACACAACATCTCCGCCGCCCGCGCCGTGGCGGACGCGGTCCGCTCGACACTCGGACCCAAAGGGATGGACAAGATGCTCGTCGACTCGATGGGCGACGTGACCATCACGAACGACGGCGTGACCATCCTCAAGGAGATGGACATCGACAACCCGACGGCCGAGATGATCATCGAGGTCGCCGAAACCCAAGAGGACGAAGCGGGTGACGGCACCACGACCGCCGTCGCGGTGACGGGCGAACTCCTCAAGAACGCCGAGGAACTCCTCGAACAGGACATTCACCCGACTGCAATCATCAAAGGCTTCCACCTCGCCAGCGAGAAGGCCCGCGAGGAGATCAACAACGTCGCCGAGAGCGTCGACCCCGGCGACGAGGACCTCCTCCGCAAGGTCGCCGAGACCTCCATGACCGGCAAGGGCGCGGAACTCAACAAGGAGGCGCTCTCCCAGATTATCGTCGACGCGGTCCAGCAGGTCACCGTCGACGGCACGGTCGACCTCGAATACGTCAAGACCGAGACCCAGACCGGCCGCTCGGCCGGCGAGTCCGAGCTCCTCAAGGGCGCGGTCATCAGCAAGGACCCCGTCCACGACAACATGCCCAAGAGCGCCGAGAACGCCGACGTTCTCCTGCTCAACGAGGCGGTCGAAATCGAGGAGACCGACGTCGACACCAGCGTCAACATCGAGGACCCCGACCAGCTCCAGAGCTTCCTCGACCAGGAAGAGGAACAGCTCAAGCAGAAGGTCGACAAGATCGTCGAGACCGGCGCTGACGTCGTCTTCTGTCAGAAGGGCATCGACGACATGGCCCAGCACTACCTCGCGAAGGAAGGCATCCTCGCTGTCCGCCGCGTCAAGAAGAGCGACATCGGCTTCCTCAAGGAAGTCCTCGGCGCGAGCGTCGTCTCGGACCTCGACAGCGCAACCGCCGACGACCTCGGCAAGGGCGACGTGACCCGCGACGAGGGCGACGAACTGTTCTACGTCGAAGGAGAGGACAGTCACGGCGTCACCCTCCTGCTCCGCGGTTCGACCGACCACGTGGTCGACGAACTGGAGCGCGGCGTCACCGACGCTCTCGACGTCGTCGCCCAGACCGTCTCGGACGGTCGCGTCGTCGCCGGCGGCGGCGCCATCGAAGTCGAAATCGCCAGCCGCCTCCGCGACTACGCCGACTCCGTCTCCGGCCGCGAGCAGTTGGCCGTCGAGGCGTTCGCCGACTCGCTGGAACTCGTCCCGCGCGTCCTCGCCGAGAACGCCGGACTGGACTCCATCGACACGCTCGTCGACCTGCGCTCGGCCCACGAGTCCGACGACGAGCGCGCCGGCCTGAACGTCCACAGCGGCGACGTGGTCGACACGCTCGACGCGGGCGTCGTCGAACCCGCTCACGCCAAGGAGCAGGCTGTCTCCAGTGCCACCGAGGCCGCGAACCTCGTGCTCAAAATCGACGACATCATCTCCGCCGGCGACCTCTCCACCGACAAGGGTGACGACGAGGCCGGCGGACCCGGCGGCGCTGGCGGCATGGGCGGCATGGGCGGCATGGGCGGCGCAATGTAA
- a CDS encoding Rid family detoxifying hydrolase, whose amino-acid sequence MKRIISTQDAPEAVGAYSQATTNGDMVFTAGQIPMTPDGDLLDDEEIAVQTRQSLENVKAILEEEGLTMQDVLKVTVFLDDIEDFDEMNDAYKEYFQDNPPARSAVEAGNLPKGVGVEIEAIATSE is encoded by the coding sequence ATGAAGCGAATCATCAGCACGCAGGACGCGCCCGAGGCGGTCGGCGCGTACAGTCAAGCGACGACCAACGGCGACATGGTGTTCACCGCGGGCCAGATTCCGATGACGCCCGACGGCGACCTGCTGGACGACGAGGAGATTGCAGTCCAGACCCGCCAGAGTCTCGAGAACGTCAAGGCCATCCTCGAAGAGGAGGGCCTGACGATGCAGGACGTGCTGAAAGTCACGGTGTTCCTCGACGACATCGAGGACTTCGACGAGATGAACGACGCCTACAAGGAGTACTTCCAGGACAATCCGCCCGCCCGGAGTGCGGTCGAGGCGGGCAACCTCCCGAAGGGCGTCGGCGTGGAAATCGAGGCCATCGCCACCAGCGAGTAG
- the ilvA gene encoding threonine ammonia-lyase yields the protein MIDLSDVLDARVRVEETARRTPLDYSHTFSDMTGAEVHLKLETFQRTGSFKIRGATNRIETLTDEEKAAGVVTASAGNHAQGVALAATKTGVDSTIVMPENAPISKIKATRDYGATVVLHGDDYDEASERAHEIEREQGRTYVHAFDDEMVMAGQGTIGLEIVEDLPELDTVVVPIGGGGLIAGIATAIKEQKPEARVVGVQAEGASSAAQSLRKGEVHTLSSVDTIADGIATRSVGGKTFEVIDERVDEVVTVSDSEIAVAVTHLLERAKTLVEGAGAVALAALLSGAIEYDEDEIVVPVLSGGNIDMNTLTTVVMRGLVETGRYVKVRTVLKDRPGALDDLIDVISERQANIYGIQHDRTSRDIAMNAAEVELDLETRGPDHVESLLSALREEGFDVEVLA from the coding sequence ATGATAGACCTCTCGGACGTTCTCGACGCGCGGGTCCGGGTCGAAGAGACCGCCCGGCGGACGCCGCTCGACTACTCTCACACGTTCTCGGACATGACCGGCGCGGAGGTCCACCTGAAACTGGAGACGTTCCAGCGCACCGGGTCGTTCAAAATCCGGGGCGCGACCAACCGCATCGAGACGCTCACCGACGAGGAGAAGGCCGCAGGTGTCGTCACCGCCAGCGCGGGCAACCACGCGCAGGGCGTCGCGCTGGCCGCGACCAAGACCGGCGTGGACTCGACCATCGTGATGCCCGAGAACGCGCCCATCTCGAAGATAAAGGCGACTCGCGACTACGGCGCGACGGTCGTCCTCCACGGCGACGACTACGACGAGGCGTCCGAGAGGGCCCACGAGATAGAACGAGAGCAGGGCCGGACCTACGTCCACGCCTTCGACGACGAGATGGTGATGGCCGGACAGGGAACCATCGGTCTCGAAATCGTCGAAGACCTCCCGGAACTGGACACCGTGGTCGTCCCCATCGGCGGCGGCGGGCTAATCGCGGGCATCGCGACTGCCATCAAAGAGCAGAAACCCGAGGCCAGAGTCGTCGGCGTGCAGGCCGAGGGCGCGTCGAGTGCGGCCCAGTCGCTCCGGAAAGGCGAGGTCCACACGCTCTCCTCGGTGGACACCATCGCGGACGGCATCGCCACCCGGAGCGTCGGCGGGAAGACGTTCGAGGTCATCGACGAACGCGTGGACGAGGTCGTCACGGTCTCGGACTCCGAAATCGCCGTGGCGGTCACGCACCTGCTCGAACGCGCGAAGACGCTCGTGGAGGGCGCTGGCGCGGTGGCGCTGGCGGCGCTGCTGTCGGGTGCCATCGAGTACGACGAGGACGAGATCGTCGTCCCCGTCCTCTCTGGCGGTAACATCGACATGAATACCCTCACGACGGTCGTTATGCGCGGACTGGTCGAGACCGGACGGTACGTCAAAGTCCGGACGGTCCTGAAGGACCGACCGGGTGCGCTCGACGACCTCATCGACGTCATCTCCGAGCGACAGGCGAACATCTACGGCATCCAGCACGACCGGACCTCCCGCGACATCGCGATGAACGCCGCGGAGGTCGAACTGGACCTCGAAACCCGCGGCCCGGACCACGTCGAGTCCCTGCTCTCGGCGCTCCGCGAGGAGGGGTTCGACGTGGAGGTGCTGGCGTAG
- a CDS encoding gamma-glutamylcyclotransferase family protein, with protein MTECSKQLFVYGTLTDPERVASVVSTYEFLGEATLHGLHRVDGRYPTLAPGGTVSGRVLRTEEIEAIDAYEGVESGLYVRVSVPRDASESDPEVDVYVGDPVALGADAEWPGTGSFPERVRRFVRENEVVVRSRE; from the coding sequence GTGACCGAGTGCAGCAAACAGTTGTTCGTCTATGGGACGCTGACCGACCCGGAGCGAGTCGCCAGCGTCGTCTCGACGTACGAGTTTCTCGGCGAGGCGACCCTCCACGGTCTCCACCGCGTCGATGGGAGGTACCCTACGCTCGCGCCGGGCGGAACGGTGTCCGGGCGCGTCCTCCGCACGGAGGAAATCGAAGCGATAGACGCGTACGAAGGGGTCGAGAGCGGACTGTACGTCCGAGTATCAGTTCCGCGAGACGCTTCAGAGAGCGACCCGGAGGTCGACGTCTACGTCGGCGACCCGGTGGCTCTCGGTGCCGACGCGGAGTGGCCCGGAACCGGGTCGTTTCCCGAGCGAGTTCGACGCTTCGTCCGCGAGAACGAGGTCGTCGTTCGCTCCCGCGAGTGA
- a CDS encoding MATE family efflux transporter, which produces MAEQTLRTLMRTTDIVVTGLFSPAAVAAIGLADLFARLPLRIGLGLGSGAIALSSQDTGASKTRRVSDDEGVGDAESDATANRNEAITQAIVIGILAGVPFVLFGLFAGEAAIAALGAPPDVAEMGGTYLAVIFVTAPARHVALIAARSLQGTGDTRTPMYVNVVSNLFNILGTVALGLGVGPVPRLEILGVGIATAFGNLLTAVALLAAIRGPWAAASFARPTDPTIAKQLLEVSAPRIAEGLAATVAEFPFNAILLAFGTEVNAAYQIGRRMHQQVTSPLSRGYHVAASVIVGQSLGEGHPDRARFEGWASSALGLVTVGTIGILLFFGAEWFVRLFTDDPATLEYAADFARVYGLVSPFLVLYVVLSGALQGGSDTRTPFVARTTGMFGFMVGFSWLFGVYLGFGVEGVYAGIFLYFVWALLVVAAGFRWGGWAGKAAAMMEERGSVEEAS; this is translated from the coding sequence ATGGCCGAGCAGACGCTCCGGACGCTGATGCGGACGACCGACATCGTGGTGACGGGCCTGTTCTCGCCCGCCGCGGTCGCGGCGATCGGACTCGCCGACCTGTTCGCCAGACTCCCGCTCAGAATCGGTCTCGGTCTCGGAAGCGGAGCCATCGCGCTGTCGAGTCAGGACACCGGCGCATCGAAGACGCGCCGAGTCTCAGACGACGAGGGCGTCGGAGACGCGGAGAGCGACGCTACCGCGAATCGCAACGAGGCCATCACGCAGGCTATCGTCATCGGAATTCTGGCCGGAGTTCCCTTCGTTCTCTTCGGCCTGTTCGCGGGCGAGGCGGCCATCGCCGCGCTCGGGGCGCCGCCGGACGTCGCCGAGATGGGCGGTACCTACCTCGCGGTCATCTTCGTCACCGCACCCGCCCGCCACGTCGCGCTCATCGCCGCGCGTTCGCTACAGGGGACCGGCGACACCCGGACGCCGATGTACGTCAACGTCGTCTCCAACCTGTTCAACATCCTCGGGACCGTCGCGCTCGGCCTCGGAGTCGGTCCGGTCCCGCGACTCGAAATCCTCGGCGTCGGCATCGCCACCGCGTTCGGAAACCTGCTCACCGCGGTCGCACTCCTCGCGGCCATCCGCGGTCCGTGGGCCGCCGCCTCGTTCGCCCGGCCCACCGACCCCACCATCGCCAAGCAACTGCTGGAGGTCAGCGCGCCCAGAATCGCGGAGGGCCTCGCGGCCACCGTCGCGGAGTTCCCCTTCAACGCCATCCTGCTCGCGTTCGGCACCGAGGTCAACGCCGCCTACCAGATCGGCAGGCGGATGCACCAACAGGTCACGAGTCCTCTCTCGCGGGGCTACCATGTCGCCGCCAGCGTCATTGTCGGGCAGTCGCTCGGCGAAGGCCACCCGGACCGCGCCCGGTTCGAAGGGTGGGCGAGTTCGGCGCTCGGTCTCGTGACGGTCGGAACTATCGGCATCCTGCTGTTCTTCGGTGCAGAGTGGTTCGTCCGCCTGTTCACCGACGACCCCGCGACCCTCGAATACGCCGCGGACTTCGCCCGCGTCTACGGTCTCGTCTCGCCGTTCCTCGTCCTCTACGTCGTCCTCTCGGGGGCCTTGCAGGGCGGGAGCGACACCCGGACGCCCTTCGTCGCCCGCACCACGGGAATGTTCGGCTTCATGGTCGGCTTCTCGTGGCTGTTCGGCGTCTACCTCGGGTTCGGCGTCGAGGGGGTCTACGCGGGCATCTTCCTGTACTTCGTCTGGGCGCTTCTCGTGGTCGCGGCCGGGTTCCGCTGGGGCGGGTGGGCCGGGAAGGCGGCCGCGATGATGGAGGAGCGGGGGAGCGTCGAAGAAGCGTCGTGA
- the citZ gene encoding citrate synthase, with amino-acid sequence MSEEVKKGLEGVVVAESGLSFINGDEGRLIYRGYEIEDLAQNASYEEVLYLLWHGELPTRDELDEFSASMAAERELDEDVLDTVRKLAEADEEPMAALRTAVSMLSANDPDDSDADPTDREVNLRKGRRITAKIPTVVAAFKRIRDGDDPVGPREDLGHAENFLYMLNDEEPDEVLAETFDMALVLHADHGLNASTFSSMVTSSTLSDLHSAITSAVGTLAGPLHGGANANVMKMLKELDESGKDAKTWVDDALDRGERIMGFGHRVYNVKDPRAKILGEKSEELGEAAGDTKWYEMSVAIEEYMQNEKGLAPNVDFYSASTYYQMGIPIDLYTPIFAMSRVGGWIGHVLEQYEDNRLIRPRAKYTGSKQEEWVPIDER; translated from the coding sequence ATGTCAGAAGAGGTCAAGAAAGGGTTAGAGGGCGTCGTCGTCGCAGAGTCAGGACTTAGCTTCATCAACGGCGACGAAGGTCGCCTCATCTACCGCGGGTACGAAATCGAGGACCTCGCGCAGAACGCGAGCTACGAGGAGGTCCTCTACCTGCTCTGGCACGGCGAACTCCCGACACGGGACGAACTCGACGAGTTCTCGGCCTCGATGGCCGCCGAGCGAGAACTCGACGAGGACGTGCTGGACACGGTGCGAAAGCTCGCCGAGGCCGACGAGGAACCGATGGCCGCGCTCCGGACCGCGGTGTCGATGCTCTCGGCCAACGACCCCGACGACTCCGATGCCGACCCGACCGACCGCGAGGTCAACCTCCGGAAGGGACGGCGCATCACGGCGAAGATTCCGACCGTCGTCGCGGCGTTCAAGCGCATCCGCGACGGCGACGACCCGGTCGGACCCCGCGAGGACCTCGGCCACGCCGAGAACTTCCTCTACATGCTCAACGACGAGGAACCCGACGAGGTGCTGGCCGAGACGTTCGACATGGCGCTGGTCCTCCACGCAGACCACGGCCTGAACGCCTCGACGTTCTCCTCGATGGTCACGTCCTCGACGCTCTCGGACCTCCACAGCGCCATCACGAGCGCGGTCGGCACCCTCGCCGGACCGCTCCACGGCGGCGCGAACGCGAACGTCATGAAGATGCTGAAGGAACTGGACGAGAGCGGCAAGGACGCCAAGACGTGGGTCGACGACGCCCTCGACCGCGGCGAGCGCATCATGGGCTTCGGCCACCGCGTCTACAACGTCAAGGACCCCCGCGCGAAGATTCTCGGCGAGAAGAGCGAGGAGTTGGGCGAGGCCGCGGGCGACACCAAGTGGTACGAGATGTCGGTCGCCATCGAGGAGTACATGCAGAACGAGAAGGGTCTCGCGCCGAACGTGGACTTCTACTCGGCCTCGACCTACTACCAGATGGGCATCCCCATCGACCTCTACACTCCCATCTTCGCCATGTCGCGCGTCGGTGGCTGGATCGGCCACGTGTTGGAGCAGTACGAGGACAACCGCTTGATTCGGCCCCGAGCGAAGTACACCGGGTCGAAGCAGGAAGAGTGGGTTCCCATCGACGAGCGGTAA
- a CDS encoding potassium channel family protein: MEPSGGEVEYEPVSVKQVLSEMKDTAELLIDLSFSAVLNGSDDVAAEVLDLEARMDVLQMRARMSLLMAARTTDDAEQLAPVLGVVGAAEKISDAAGDVAKVVLEDIGLPDAMRAALPEAVETLVRAEVADDSALAGQTLGILNVETETGVRIIAIRRGDDWITNPDRDTALEGGDTVLLRGPDEGIADVYRRATGDAYEPPAPPEPGIEDLERAVDSIVLMKNISELAVDLAYGSVLFDSKDVAEEVVELEAEVDALQSRFEAWTLRAAARVDDPVSLRGLVHLANATEVISDAAVEISEGVLRGLGTHPVVEQAVQESDEVIVRLTVAPGSEFDGVTLGDREVKTETGMRVIAVRRSRGGERDWVIQPGPETELRAGDVFIAKGTRSGAERLAELTGSEYSSE, translated from the coding sequence ATGGAACCGTCCGGCGGCGAGGTCGAGTACGAACCCGTCAGCGTCAAGCAGGTGCTGTCGGAGATGAAAGACACCGCCGAACTCCTCATCGACCTCTCGTTTTCGGCCGTCCTCAACGGGAGCGACGACGTCGCCGCCGAGGTGCTGGACCTCGAAGCCCGGATGGACGTGCTGCAGATGCGCGCCCGGATGAGCCTCCTGATGGCCGCCAGAACCACCGACGACGCAGAGCAGTTGGCCCCCGTGCTGGGCGTGGTCGGCGCGGCCGAGAAGATAAGCGACGCCGCGGGCGACGTGGCCAAGGTCGTCTTGGAGGACATCGGCCTGCCGGACGCGATGCGGGCCGCGCTCCCCGAGGCGGTCGAGACGCTCGTCCGCGCGGAAGTCGCGGACGACTCCGCGCTCGCGGGTCAGACCTTGGGCATCCTGAACGTCGAGACCGAGACCGGCGTCCGAATAATCGCCATCCGGCGCGGCGACGACTGGATTACGAACCCGGACCGCGACACCGCCCTCGAAGGCGGCGACACCGTCCTGCTCCGGGGTCCGGACGAGGGTATCGCCGACGTCTACCGGCGCGCGACCGGCGACGCCTACGAACCGCCAGCGCCGCCCGAACCCGGCATCGAGGACCTCGAACGCGCCGTGGACTCCATCGTCCTGATGAAGAACATCAGCGAACTCGCGGTGGACTTGGCCTACGGGAGCGTCCTCTTCGACAGCAAGGACGTGGCCGAGGAGGTGGTCGAACTCGAAGCCGAGGTCGACGCCCTCCAGTCGCGGTTCGAGGCGTGGACGCTCCGCGCTGCCGCCCGCGTGGACGACCCCGTCTCGCTCCGGGGTCTGGTCCACCTCGCCAACGCGACGGAGGTCATCAGCGACGCCGCGGTCGAAATCAGCGAGGGCGTCCTCCGGGGACTCGGCACCCACCCGGTCGTCGAGCAGGCGGTCCAAGAGAGCGACGAGGTCATCGTCCGCCTGACCGTTGCACCGGGAAGCGAGTTCGACGGCGTGACGCTGGGCGACCGCGAGGTCAAGACCGAGACCGGGATGCGGGTCATCGCGGTCCGGCGTTCGAGAGGCGGCGAGCGAGACTGGGTGATTCAGCCCGGTCCGGAGACGGAACTCCGGGCCGGCGACGTGTTCATCGCCAAGGGCACCCGGTCGGGCGCGGAGCGACTGGCGGAGTTGACCGGGTCGGAGTACTCCTCGGAGTGA
- a CDS encoding DUF7536 family protein, which translates to MSESVPERPRANFVAALNVRRNAVRGFGFSLLFTATVLAVFVVLPGTRQPMPYYLALAFVLVTSLGALATTVLTLVSAYRLARETDLD; encoded by the coding sequence GTGTCCGAAAGCGTCCCCGAGCGGCCGCGAGCGAACTTCGTGGCCGCGCTGAACGTCCGGCGCAACGCCGTCCGAGGGTTCGGATTCAGTCTGCTGTTCACCGCGACGGTGCTGGCGGTGTTCGTCGTGCTGCCGGGGACGCGACAACCGATGCCGTACTACCTGGCGCTGGCGTTCGTCCTCGTCACGTCGCTCGGGGCGCTGGCGACGACCGTATTGACGCTGGTTTCGGCGTACCGTCTGGCGCGCGAGACCGACCTCGATTGA